The genomic interval CTGGTCAACTAGGTGGATAGTAATGTCTATTGCTTACAATACCCTGACAAAGCCATCGggaattcagaatgcagaactcCATCCAAGAAATCAAGGATAACTCAATTTGATCAGGAGCTAATTGCACCTGCCCCACAAATTATAACTCCTGGAAAGAGTGGGATCACCAGACCATTGGAACAAATATCCATCTGCCCTCAAACATTCAAGGAGGTGGAGCCAAGTGAATTGACACAGTACTAAGATTAACTGATTAAAAATTATGAGCAAAGAAACAATTGAGCAAATTCAAGAATGCTGATGAAATATCGAATACACAGATGAAGACAAATAGAAGTTCAAGATGACAATAATCCCCAAAGTGTGATAGATACCTGACATTGCACCCTGGGTAACAGACGTTATAATTGCATGTTCCATTGGTTCTCCTACCACCTTTAATGATCCTTCTGGGAGGACTGAGAGGATCAAGTTTGGGAAAACCAAATAAGCAAATGCTTTCATTTTCTGCAATTGCGTAAGACAAAGAAAAGATCCTCAAAGGTAAGGTTTTTGGTATTTGTCACCTGTTTTACTGCTGAAAAAGCGAGGAAAATAAGAGAACTGacagtttgtttattttttgtttctctccttTGCTTTGAATTGAGCTCATCaatgcttgtatttttttttttttattggcactgggtgtccagGAACAACGCCCCGACTAATCCAGGGGTGCACAAGCCCAGGAGTTTcacgcaagtgcacctcgggtaattcaaagGAAAAACCCTTCAATcagcccctagagattgtttgcacccaaggggatttgaaccttataCCTAGGGGAGCATACCCGCAatcccaaggcctttaccacttaagccaacccctaggggttgcaTTTGGTTTTGTAAAAATCAGGATTTTGAGCTAAAAAATTAAGgccatttaaataaaatcttcaaCTCCAATTCAAACATCTTTTAAATCCCCTAAAACaattccatgggtgagtcctaagggctctgccATGGGATGGTTCTCCCGTCATCAAAAAAGAAAtccccaaaaataattttataataaaaaaaatcatctaatcATTGCCTAGGTTTCTGTAAAACACAAACCAAAATATTTAATCCAACCAACTTCCAAATCACTCTACTGACTTTTACAAACCCCAATACAAAACAcatctcaaaaaattttatccaaattttttttctgttttactacccactttcacaaaattcaataaaaaaatctcttttttttttccaaaactcttAAAAATTCTACTAACCAAACAACCTTCCGTGCTTTGAAGGAAGCCTAACCTAATGCACCACCAAGTTTTGGTGTTCACCAACTAGCAATCACCATTTTGAACCCAACAATTTccctttcccttttcctttttggaACGAGCACAACCATGAAGGAAGTTGCACTCTTGAAGCATCTTTTGTTAATATAACAGGATTTTTCACCAAGACCACTGATGACAGGTGcagaagcaaaaagaaaagagctGAAATATCAGAACCCTAAGGCATAGTATAaactaaaacaagaaattttacTCACCTGTTCTTCAAGCTTGGTGGGGTCCAGTATAACATATCCGCTATCTGccaaacaacaacatattgCAACTACACGGAGCAGTTTAAAACAGTCAGCAATCATCCATCAAACAGGAACACAGAAGATAATCATGGTTCTTTATTACCAGCAAGATGCTTTAGAGGAATTCCAGCGTCAATAAGGGCAGCACATGCAGCATTAATGGCACATGGGAGAAGCtataaaatatacttagtaAAGGAGTTTTTTATCACATTGACAAAATAAGATGAGGGAGAAGTTGGCAAATTCAACAAGGCATAGGTCAATAATCTTTTTTGATGAGTAGGCATAGGTCAATAATTTTACCTCTTCCATTTCCTTGTGATAAGTGCTTAGCTCAACAAAATCACTTCTGTCCCATGGTAAAAAGCTAGTACCTTTTAacttaacaaaaaataactagTACCTTTTATTCTTCAATGGCACTAAAATAGCACTACTCAACtctttaaaacaattaaaaaataaatggttcACTTGGTGTAAGGACTGGACTCATTTCCAAAAACACACTATAAAGGTAATCACTTTCAGGAAAAAGGAAATATATGGAACAAATCCAAGGGAAATCCAAATACTCCCTTCGCTAATAAAGTCTGCAGGTACAAATTTTCAGATGGAAGTTCGAACAAATTTAAAAGGTGTGAGAGAAGCCAAATTACCAGTTATCTAAATCTTGCTACATAAAAAACTTGGTCTGTACCATCACATACATGCTTTTTAATATCAAACCAAATGGTCAATGTCTTgctttgatgaaaataattgttaaattaaaaaaaaaaatagtttgataaaattgtacCAAGCTGAAACAACATACCAACTAAAACAGCAAAAATTGGTCAAAAAGGGTGGAAGAGACCAGAATGCAGTGGAATTTTGAACGAAATGGAAAGAGGGTTAGGTCTCTCTTTTCACTCTCCAGTATGAAAAATGTGGCCAAAATGGTTCAGAGATTGATTATCCACCCACCAGAAACTTCTATAAGTGTATTATATGAAAGATGCATAACCATAAAGGATACAGAACCATCATCGTTGAGAACCTGCAGcaaaacattgaaaaaataaactcagACAGAAGTATGAAGCTAATTATTAGCTCAAAGCTTTTCAATTACTTTGGAAAAGGATTCAAAGAAATCGTCAATAGaggctgtttggaagatgattcctgtcttatatggtgtatttggaatgagaggaatggtcGCTGTTTCAACAATAGAGAACGCTCGGTGGATGGGATTAGggctttcttttttcatactttgttgctttgggcttcgGTTATTGTAATGGATGGGTTTAGTCCAATGACTTTCAAGCTGTATTTCAgctttagtttgtaattaggtgttttctcttgtatacttcatgtatacttgggctatgcctaattatgtggttttaataaatttcttacttatcaaaaaaaaaaaaaaaattactttggAATGATACATATCAACACCCGTCGAAATTGAAGAATGTTCCACCCCTTGAATCAGTTACAAGATAAGTTTATATGTACCCATGAtgcttacaaaaataaaaataaaaacttaaaactatGTATCCCCTGTCATTGTCACATTCTTCATCATAACTCCCTATCAGCCTAAAGATGTATTTAATGCACAAATCTTACATGTCGAAGGTGCAGAATTTAACTTGCCTGACAATCCTATGACATTGGACTTTTGCAGAGAAACTACATGCAGTTCCTAAAAGTTCAAATATATCTCCACTTTGTGCGACTTAAATTTTCAACCATCTATGCCTAACAAAGCCATGTCAAAGTACATTTGACAATCAGATACATAAACATGTATGCATGCCTGTAATCTGAATTTATTTACCACCATCAGGCTTCACAAAGTCATAAGCTTATCTTCATGGCAAAAACCATACTTGTACCCAAAAATTGCAAGCTAAAAGACTTTGATGCAGAAAGCATTGTCTTAACTCCTTTTTCCTTACCACTTTGGTGTGTTCCTATATTCCATCCCCAAGTCCACCAGCAAAGCCAAGTGCCAACCCATGTATCATTATCCCAAGAAATCCCATTTCTCTACAACCGCTAAAGGATTTCCGCCCAGATACTACTTTGATAAACTCTTTCAATAGTGATCATTAAAAGCAAGAAATATTTcgtgtttgaactttgaaaaaaatagaagtacGGGAAGAAATATTACTAGATTAGTAATATGAGACTGAATTTAGGCAATGAACAATACAACTTGCTTAAAACCAGTACAACAATTACTCCAGGCAGGATGGGGTCCCATTCACCACTTTCTATACTTAATCTGGGATATTACAATCTCCATTTCTTAAATTAATGATGTCCTTGTCAGGTCACTCCATGATAGGTGTTACAGCTCAAATCCCATATTTTTGGCTTAGATTTAGCTCCTATACCATTTGTAACAACCTAATGAAAGCCCAAGTCATATATGTGCTCATACATTTATACTTCAGAAGTACCAGTCAAGGCGACAATTGGAGACTGCTGGATCATTACAAAGGGCAGGAATCACTCTTCCAGGCAGTATGGTATCCTATTTGCCACCTCCTATACTAGATACAGGGTATAGGAGACTAGCACTTATCCTAATCGCAGATATTATGCCTCTCTTGACACTTTGTGTCGCAATAATAGATGAATGGGTACAAAAGCATACTTCTTATACAGCTTTAGATGATATGCTGCCCTGTGTGTGGACAATGCAACTGCACAAGTAACCTTTTTGTGGACCAACGACATCTAGCTCACATATTCAGAACTATAGTCATTAAGTGGCCATGACTAATAAGGGACAGCTAAAGTAACACAAGTAGTAAGTAAATACAGAAAACTTATCCATATGAGCCGAAACCAACTTACCTGAACTATGACTGATGTTGTTGTATTTGGATTAATAGTCAAAATACAAATGCTTTGCAAAGTCCTCTTCACAATCATCTCATACTCCTTTTCAAGTTTTCCTGAACCACAGAGAAATATATAAGCTTAAATGGCATGAATTATTCAAGACACACTCTGAAACAGAGCTAACACAATTTATTTCAAATCCCTTTGAATTGACTATAAGCTGGATTCTTGGAAACCCATCATCAGCCGAAAAAGTGATAGATCTTTATCTCTGAAGTGgcaaaaaaatacttacaatcgGACATTCTCTAAACAGAAATACATCAAATGTGTAAACTTCTAAGGTTCATGTGGATTTGGATTCTAGCAGGAATTTGCCACCAATAGAACACTAAACTGAAACTTCTCAATTTAATTGCTAACCATTAAattccaaataaatatttatcccAAAATCTATCAGATGTATAGGAGGATAAAACGATCATAAATGGATTTGTGGGATCAATTGAAATggcatatttcaaaaatattttgtaaatatggtTTTTTGTAATGGGTAAATATTAGCCAAATGCAAAGTCGGGTAGCAAAAGTAAATAGAGAATAAACTCACCAATCTGCCCAGTCTTGGGTTTCCAAATAACTTCAACACAGGCCTTCTCAGGGTTTTCGTTCTTCTTTACTCCTGCTTTTGGCCCATAAACCGCAGCAAGAACTTTGGTGTCCCCTAAAAAACCAAATGTGACAGAACACCCCCACCCCACCCAAAACACCAAAAAGAAACGATGAGAAAAGATACTCAACTAAAGAAGAGAACGGAATATCTAAAATAGCACGATAGTCAgagactaaaaaaaattttttttgtaagtaaacagTGACAGACTAAAATACAAAGTACAAGTTcatcacaaaagaaaaaggaccATAAAACCCCAATTAGAAACAGGATAAAACATAAACTAGAATGAGAATATAAGCTAAATGACTTATTCAGAAATGCCcagcaaaagaagagaaataacaaacaattcaaGCTGAAAAAGGGGAGATAAAATTTACCTTGAGACCAACTGGCAGAACCATGAGCGCGGTTGAGGATGTTGCGGGAGCAAGCAAGTGGTCTCAACTGGTTTTCTGTACGGCCATCCACTCTATCTATTTCCATCGTTAAAACTTTTATATTGAAACCACAACCCAACCTCACAAAGAAtaaaccaatgtcaactcagATGGCCGGGATGGAGTGTTATCGGGATTCAATCTGCGGCGTGGATTTTCAAATGCTCCGGAATGATCACCGGTTGCTTGGACGGAGTGGGAAGGAGGAATGGTTGCTTCAGCCAGTGGGTTCCGAGGTCTGGCTGCTTGGATTTTCAAAAGGGGGCTCTGCCGCTTggaggggagggagggagggacgTGATAGGGAGGGGAGCCGGGAGGGAACCAGATTTCCGCCAGAAATAGGGTTCGGCGacgtgagggagagagggaggtgACGGCGACGTGAAGGAGGCAAGGGGGAACGTCTGGACTCTGGACTCAAAGGTTTCAAATGAAGTGTTTTGGTTTCGGTagctttttcctcttttcttgttttttgttttttttaaggaattaaCATTTTCTTACGAGAGCTGCTGCAGAGAAGCCCTTACATAGCacgaagaataaaattattttactctcTCATTTTAATCACTCCATTTAATCGTTGgtcaaaaaaaattgattgatcactttatttgtttttttttttttatttagtgattaaaaaaataattttaagtatattgatatatttttttattttttaaaaatattaaaatgtattaaaaatatataaaaaaaaaaggagagaaaaatcaCTGAACGGTAAGCCCAATCGTAAGAGTGAGACGGTAAAATAGTCCCACTCTAGCACGAAATGCACGAATAGTGATAAGGTGGATAAATACtggaaagcaaataaaaaaataaaacaaaacggCACCGAAGCTTTTTTATACTCTTTGCTTTTTCTCCCTCCATTGTATACCTACTTCATCTCCTGCACAgtttaacaaaaacaaacaaataaaacttctcttcTATTGCACTAATGTCGATTTCTCTTGAGACAATCCGAGAATATTTTATCTTCATCTGTATATGTAGTTagtaatttttaactaaattgaTAGCatctattttatctttattgtaTACTTTATTCCttctataacttaaaaaaaattaaaacaaaaatacagaGCAGCAaacatggctaaaatttgcaataatttttttttcttaaagaaattatttttatctacaTCCTTGTGAgtctgtttggatgttgaagtgagttgagttgagttgagttgagttgagatgataaaatattattagaatattattttttaatattattattattttagaatttgaaaaaattgaattgtttattatattttgtattagaatttgaaaaagtaacaataagttgagataaattgagaggaATTTAGTATCCAAACGAGGGCTGAATTTAAGTAATTTCAGCTTCCATTTTCTGCCGCTAGTCTCATGATGGATTTCCAGAAGCTGGGGTTGTGAAATAATTTTAGTGTTGGtcatgatttcttttacgttgaagtgttgggatttaTCAGGACAAAATGGTAAAATAGAGTACTATTGTTTTATGCAAGGATAAAATGAAGTTTTCATACTGCTGAATGGGTTTCGTGCTTTTCGTGCCTCCTCCCCGTTCATGCattctagcatttttcttttttttatatactttccTCCTTTAGTTATCCACCATGGACCATTCGTGCATTTCGTGCTGAGGAAAAACTAGTCTACAGCCTCACTTTTATCGCTCCATTTGACCGttggtcaaaattttttttttttttagttaatgattaagaaaataattttaaatatattgatatatatttttttaaaatatttaaaaatattaaaacaatataaaaaaaaaaaaaacattagacGATATGCCCAATggtaagatattttattgattgctCTTAGAGTGGTGCTACTCCCACCGCTAAGAGCTTCGTTAGGGCTCCCACTAATTGTTTTAGGatgatttattttgtattttttttatgtatttttttaatacatttaattatattttaaaaaataaaaaaaaattataatattattaaaaaatacttatttaatcattaagtaaaaaataataataaaaaactcacaGCGGTAGAAACTAACAGTAAGAGTAGTATTTTCCTTGCTCTTAATATGGTTTCGGTATCTAATCTTTTAAGATGAggtaagataaaatgagatattttgaatagtaataagattttttgagttaagatgagatgagataatttataaaaaattatatgtttagaTAGTaatatgagatagttttgactttttagaatttgataaaagaaaatactaaaactACAACTGGGTCTTTCTAATTGGGATCTCGactggcttttttttttttttttaacttaatgattaagtactttttattgattttgtgatttttaataaaatgatttaaatatgataatgcatgaaaagaagcaaaaaaacACAAAGGGCGGGATCCCAACCGAGATCTCCCATGTGTGGGTGTAGAAGCACTCTTTGATAAAGGGATGAGTCCCGCCAATGATTGAgtaatagttatgaatatattgataaaaaaataatatttatgagtaattaaaaaatctatcataaataaattaaaatctcaaaatatattaggAGGTTGTTGGCCGAAATTACtctataatttcaaaaaataatttctcttttttaaaagatattattattctaaaaaataatttaaatttcaaaatatattgggAAGTTGTTggctaatttcttttttttaaaagatatttttatttatttatttttctatatataagaaactcgtcattatttattctaattataaattataataattttgattattgtaataaataagtatatgaattatgttgaagatttgttttaaatgatttattaatttcgaattttctaataaaatccCAAAATGCACTCCCATTCAATactcacaaaattatcaatttttttgtgaaaatatattattctattaatgacttattttttattctattttaatcacaaatgaattttttttattatgtggaATTCTTTTTACTGTTTATGTCAGAAAGTAATGAGATGGGTTTGAAAACTTAGAGATGTGAAATTAACCGTTTGGATAAACAAAATTATCTCATTCGTACAGACCagattctcatctcatctgccaAACAAACTGGGCCTAAAAGAATTCAGCACATGCCTTGCATCTTCTATTaataaggtctcgtttgttttcacaactcttctcaactcatctcacttcattttatctaattattataaatttttttaaattttcatacaaaataaaataaacaattcaattttttcaaatttcaaaacaaaaataatattaaaaaaatatattataacaaaattttattcaacttttcacTTTAACTTTAAACCTTCTTGACTCCAATCTGATTTTGGTGTCTTCAAAATGTTCACCCCCTGCAGTGCATCTCCCTCAAGAGTGAATTTTGTAACACTCATTTCCTTACAGAAGAGAGCAGCTAGCATCATAGCATAGGCTTCATCAGTGAAATAATTTGCTCTTAGATTTCTCCCAGCTCTGAGTGTACCAATAACCTGGCCTTTACAGTCTCTTAGAATAGCACCAACACCAATTGATTTTATTGTTCCCATCTGAGGGCCTCAACCATGGAGAGAAAGGGCCATTGAACCTAAGTGAGCTTTGTGGTTGGGTATTTCTTACACTTATATAAGTACGCAGATCTTCTATGGCTCTACTGATGATTGAGTTAGGATGAGTGAAGTCATTACCatgaataaaatactttcttctagACCAAATGAGTCATGCAATCATAGCAGCCTCCTTAAGTTCATCCTGCTGCAGAATATTAACAAGATGGCCCCATATACCCAGAAAAGAAGCATAGTTGAAAGACatcttttaaacttttctgCACCATTGTCCCTATACATCCTTTGCAGCTTCACATCCCCTTAATACATGGCCTGGTGTTTCTTATCCCATTTTGACAAATAGGACAAGAACTTTCCTCCACCACTTTCTTCTTTAACAAGTTGGACAGAGTAGGGAGTGCTTCACTACATGCTCTTCAAGTAAACATTCTCACAGCATTAGGAACCTGAAGTTTCCAAATAGTCTTCCAGACCTTAGCTTGCAGCCTATCATGAGAGGGACCTCCTTCATTTCTAGTCAAAAATTCTCTATGTAAGTGGTAAGTACTCCTCACTGAAAAGATCCAGTTGTTTGTGCATCTCCAAACTAACTGATCTTCACTACCACCAAGACTGATGGGGATAACTTTGATGAGCTCCACTTCGTTAGGGGAAAAGAGATTTTGCAACAAATTATCATTACACATTCTCAAATCAGGGTCTATGAGATCAGCCACCAAATCAAAATCTCCAGATTCGTCCCTTGTTGATTGAATTATGTAAGAGTGAGGACTTGGTATCCACTTGTCTTCtcatattttgacttttttacTATTGCCAATCCTCCATATCAAGCCTTCCTTTAGTAACTGCAAGCTTACTAAAATGCTTCTCCATGTGTAAGAGGGTCTGTATCCTATCTTGGCATCCATGAGATTCCCCTTTGGGAAATATTTTTGCTTGAAAATCTGAAAGTAATTCATATAAGGAGAAAATACAGATTGTCTTAAAAATGAACATATGTAGTAAATAAAGTTACATAGCAGAAATTCCAGTAGCTTCCACCGCAATGATACCCTTACACCTCTTTTACTACAGTTttaatatccttttttttttttcgttttactattttaatctagattaaaaatctTAGAACATGaccttcttgcataatctaaaaaaaaaattcaattaaccAATATagtcatgtaatttaattaaaaataaattcaattttataaaaactgactcaaaaagcaaaagaatgtcagtttttataaaattaaattacatgattatgttggttaattgaatttattttctactagattatacaagaaagtcatgttcTCAGATTTTTAGTCCAGATTCaaagagtaaaaataaaaataaaaatactaaagcAGTAAAGTAGTAGTAAATGAAGTATAAGGATATCATTACCCTTACAAATCGTGCATGTTGTGCTAAGCGATGTGCCACCTCATTACCTTGTCTACAAACATGAGAATATCAATGGAATAGAAAGAGGATAACAGCATTTGTATCTTCCGTATCAAAGGGCTAAAACTGAACTGCTTCTCTTGGGTGGAACGAAGAACCTCCACAATAACAAGCGAATTCCCCTCAAGAACCAAATGTGAAAACCCAATATTATAGATCATCTGTAAACCTCGCAAGGAAGCAAGAGTCTCAATATCATCCACTGCATAAATCCCATATTCCTTCCTAGACATGGCCATAATCATATCCCCTCTTCATCTCGCAAAATAGTTCCCACGCCAGAATGTTGGAGTAGAGTGCAAACtcaataaagataaatgtttaTGGACTTGCTGACATTTTCGAACCAGCTTATAGTTTTCAACATAAGCAAAACAATTATCCACAATTGCATAGATAGTAAGATCTATTTGTTGGAAAATTTTAGATTCTGAAACTTCCATATATCCCAAACTACAGAGTCAAGCCGGACATGAGAGGCAAACACAACTATGtccttttcaaaatatttctcCCAGACGTTATGAACATAGGAACACTTGCATAAGATATGAAATATGTAAGAAAGAAGCATCCAAAATGGGCATCTCTTTCCCTTGTCTTGGAAgttatgaagtggctcttaAGCCACTTCATGAGCCTTGATGGCTGGCCATTAATGGCCAGCCGGAGGTTATACTTAGAGGGGCTATGTACATAGCCCCTCTCCCATTTGGATGATGCACTTGCATCATAAacaagttctctctctcaaacgGTTCTCTCTAATCTTGACATCTAGACTATAGAATATGTTAGTGTTGCTCTAGTAtattaccacgtagcacactTGACCATCGTCGGGAGGATTTCAGATGAACAATAACAATGACGGAGATCAATCTGTGGAACAACTTCACTAAATCTACGATTTGCCAACTAGGTAATATCACTTATGTTACGAAttttgatctagtatttctaataGAATATATTCTCACCTACTTCGTGGCAAAAATCACGATGACTAGAAGCaagtattttatgatgaaataaATGATTCTTTGTAGGTAGACTATCACTGCAAGCCCTCCAGATAAAATTCTTAACTTTATTTGGTAACTGTAAATTCTACAGTGTCTTCTAATACAGCCTTTATGATAGTCTTGTGCACGAGACCCAGATTCCAAGACATGTCTTAAGGTAAGAACAAGGTGATAGGCTGATTTAACATTGAAAAGACTATTTATTGTGCAAACCCCATACTAGCTGATAAATGCTCGAATGTAAAAATGAAGGAATTATAAGTATCTCATTGGCCAGGAATAAATACCTGGTTGACCAAAGCTGAATTCCACCCATCAGAAATTGAATTATCCAGTAATTCATTCACACATGCTGTAGCAGGTAAAGTGTTGCAACTGGTAAGAACTGTTCTAGTACTAGAATTTGGCAACCAATTATCATCCCAGATATTATTAATCTGATCACCCTTACCAATACGCCATAAACAACCTAACTTAATAACAGGTTTAGCTTCACAGATACCATGCCAAACATAAGAAGGTTTAGAGCCCAAAGTTGAAGATAGACAATAGCAATTTGGAAAGTATTTAGCTTTAAAGACTTCAGAAAAAAGAGAGccattattttgtataatgCACCACCCTTGCTTGGCCAAGAGTGCTAGATTGAATGCCTCTTGATCtctttgtccccaccaaaatctaGCAATCAGACATTCAAGTTCTTTGCAAAAACTCTTAAGTAACTTAAAACAGCTCATAGTATATATGGAAATAGCCTGCACTAAAGTTTTAATGAGCACTTCATGACCAACCTGTGATAAAAGTTTTTCCTTCCACCCATGCAATGGGTTTGGACTCTGTCTCAGTGACTTGGCTGAGCGATTGCTGCCATTTTTCTCCACGAGGGGTCTTTTTagggaaacaaagtagttttgaatgttatttttaagagtaatgctacatacagtcgtggaatgcgcagtcaccgtgcagtcgctttgaaaaagagtggggtctactattaaaaaattaatttcttttcaggtgggtcccttatttattaacttttttcaaagcgactgcacggcgactgcacgctcacgactgcaagtatcatttctctatttttaaattttgtttatgcattttagttttgtatt from Juglans regia cultivar Chandler chromosome 2, Walnut 2.0, whole genome shotgun sequence carries:
- the LOC109009696 gene encoding exosome complex exonuclease RRP46 homolog; protein product: MEIDRVDGRTENQLRPLACSRNILNRAHGSASWSQGDTKVLAAVYGPKAGVKKNENPEKACVEVIWKPKTGQIGKLEKEYEMIVKRTLQSICILTINPNTTTSVIVQVLNDDGSLLPCAINAACAALIDAGIPLKHLAVAICCCLADSGYVILDPTKLEEQKMKAFAYLVFPNLILSVLPEGSLKVVGEPMEHAIITSVTQGAMSVDDYLHCLDRGRAATAKMSAFLRKTLQPQISSDSSKAG